The Cygnus olor isolate bCygOlo1 chromosome 28, bCygOlo1.pri.v2, whole genome shotgun sequence genome segment GCGGGCGGCGGCACGTGCGGAGACGCGGGCTCACGCCGCGGGTGCTGACGGCGCCGAAGCTGCTTGGTGCTGTTCGTgtcctgcacccagcagcagccgTCACGAGGCGCTCGTGGCAGCTCCCGGCCAGGCTGCCGGGGTGCGCAGCGGCCGTGCGCTGCGGGAGGAGCCGCTGCCGGGGTCCTCGGGGCCGACCGGCAGCGCCGCGGGTGCTCGGTACCCGCTCTGCGAGCGCTCGGAGATGCTGGTGGGCAAATGGAGCAGTCGTAAGCGGCTCCGTGCTCGGAGCATCGTGAACTGAACGCGTGCTGGAAGTCTCTGACGGCACGTATAAATTAGGCTGCCAATTAAATCGTCGCACAACGAAACCAGCGGCGCTAGCCCCCGGCCGAGCCCGGCAGCGCAGCACAGCGGTGATGCAAAGGGAATAAACGGGGAGCGGGTTCGGGTTGGCGGCTCCACGGCTGCGCTCGGCCACCCGGCTTGCACCGGCCAAAATCAGGTGGGAGATGGGAACCCGTCCGCAGCACCCAGGGGGTCTTTTCAGCGTCCCCCAGAGGTGCTCGCGGACGCGCTGGGAGCCGAGGCTGGTCCTCCCCCCCGCTCGGCTCTGCCCCGGGGCTGTCGGCGCGGCCTCGGCTCTGCGCCGTGCTCTGTAACCTATTTCTGTCAGCAGGAGAGAAGCGAGcggagagcagctgctgcttgggAAGCGAACCTGGCGCGCTGCGGCTGCGGGGGATTAGGGAGAGCTCCCGGGCGGCTTTGCTGctgggtgggggggtggggatcAGCTTCCTCCGGCACAGCCCGGAGACCCCTGCCCGTTTCCTTGCAGTGACAGATGCTTGTGCCTGTTTGTAGCCCATAATCTGGAGGCAGgtttttggggtggttttgctGGTTTTTACCAGGGCAGTGCCTCTCCACCTGTGTCTGGCACAGCCCCGCGAGGGCCTGTCCGTGTCCCGGTGTGCTAACTCCGCTGTCTCTTCTCTCCCCACAGGCGTGGGACCTGGGGAAGGGCTTCAAGCTCAGCCAGGTCCAGCAGTCCGGGGTGCTGGTCCTGGTCTTGACCCTGCTCTCCTCGGCGGGGCTCGCGGCCCTGTGAAGGCTCCTCCCGGTCGACGGCCTCCCGGTTTTTGGAAGATTTGTTCCGTCCTGGCCCACCTGGGGATGCACGAGGAgagggaggccgggggggggggggggacacagacTCCCGAGTCACTAGAAGCCTTTGGGGGCGCTTCCCCTGCTGACGAATCCCGCGGATGATCAGAGTTGCTTTTCCTTAGCCCCGGCGAAGCGCTGCGCCCAGCTGGCTGCCTCGTTGCGGCGGGGCGGAGGGGGGAGGACAGGACGTGGGGGGTCTCGTGCTTGCGGCGTCGCACTCCTGAGAGCTGCCGGACTTAACCCGAGCAAACTCCAGGGCgtttcttttctctgccctGTCCCCGAGCTTGGGACAATGCTGGATCTGTGTCCCCGCGGCTCCGAGTGGGCTCGGGGAGGCCGGCAGCACGCGTGTAGGCTCGGCGCAGGACAACCGTCCGCATTgagggcagcctgtgccaggggagggagAGCGGGCACAGCTGCCAACGCCAGCACCCGCGCGGGGAAGGGGACGTTTGGGCCGCCCGCGTGCCACCGCGGTGCTCAGTCCCGACTCCTCGCCGTTGAAATTGTTCTAATTCAGCCAGATTTGGGGGCTCCGGAGCCCCTGCCACGTCCAGTTTTCCCGTTGGGAAGTTGCTCCGTCAGCGGCGTGCCCGGGAGGGCCGTGGTTCTCCCGGCGCGTGTTGCCAGCGGCTGTCGGCTCAGCGCTTCTTCATCGCCCACCTTTGCAATAAAGCAGCCTCGATCCCTCACGCGTGTTTGGGCTCGGCTCTTAACCGGGGAGTCAGACGAGAAGGGGGGGGCTTGCTCTGAGGCTAAGGGACTTGCAgcttcccagagaagctgggaTGGAAAAACAAGCTCTTGGCTGTGTTTGTAGAGCCAGGTGTAGCGCCTGAACTTTGGAGTTTGGCTGAGGGGTTGCTTTGCGGAGcgctgccagcccagcagaaAGGAATTTCCTACCTGGGCCGTGTTTGTTTGGGACGCCCGCGCTCGGAGCGCAGCTTTTCGCTCCAGTCTGCCCGGTTTTAAGGTTTGCTTTGCGAAGAGGCCAGCACAGAGAGGAGCTCTGCCTCGCTTTTCCGTCCCAGCGAGGGTCTCGGCCTCCTTCCCGTGCTCAGCATCCGGCCAGACGCCGGCTTTACGGGGAACATCTGCTCTCCGCGGGCTTGCGGGGGGGGAGCTGCCCTGATAAAGAACCGGCCGGGGCTGCTGCGTTTacctccagccccttccctcccgcTCGGCCTCTCGCCTGCCTGGCGGAGCCGACCAACCTTTAATTAGCAGGAGGCATCCTCGCCCCGAGCACCAGATGAGGAACCTCTCTGCTGTCAGCGCGGCAGAGGGAGGGGACGCGCTGCCGAATCCCTTTCAGTACAGCTCCGTGCCCCAGCAGGAGCAATTTTCTGGGTGAAAACGGCTGTAATTTAGCTTTAAACCCATTACTTCCTGCAGTTGCTGAAGCGGCTTTTATTCGGAAGCCACTTCTGCTTGCTAATGAGCTATTCTGTCAGGCGTGCCAGCTGCTAACGAAGTTCGGCCTTCGCTGTGCCTCCGGGCCGCGCTTCGCAGGCTTTATTTCCCTCCTGCCAGCGGCGCAGGATccgtccccgctgccccccgttCCCTGCTGGTGGGCAGTGAATGAAACCCGACGGTAACGGGGTTTGTGGTGCTGAGCACCGGGAGCTGCAGGTGAAACACCAAGGAACGAGACGCCAATCCGGGGGATGAGCAGAGACACGGCACGGGGAGGGCGCGGCCCCCGAAACCAAACAGCGGGagttttatggtgtttttttttaaacctctatTTTTCCAATTGCTGTCAAAACACAACCGCTCGGCACCGGCCTCGCTCGGTGCTCTGTGAAGCGCTCTCCTGCCCTCCCCCGGGTGCTTTTTGGATCTCTGCTGGGAACGGGCTcgcgggagctgcaggagaggggCCGAGGAGAGCCCAGACAGCTCAAAGCCCCCGGTGCGGCCATGCCGATCCCTTTCCCTGCGGCCCAGCCTCCCTCACAGTGGCTGAGGCCGGGATTTGGGGTGCGGTGACACCCCCGAGATCCCCCaggccgggctgcggggagctCAGGACCCCGGCTGGGCTCCCTGCCCCCTGCTCGTCCTCGCCGCGAGGCTGGCACGAAGCCGGTGGCTCCGGCGACGCGTCCCGCTCCGCGCGGACGTCCACGAGGCCGGGCTTAGGGCAGTCGCTGCCGGGCTGCTCCTCCAGCGGCGATTTGGGAGAGGGCTGAGCACCCTGGGGATCCTCGCCGGGCCCCCGGCCGGTCCTCGAAGGCTCCTCGGAGGTGCCCGCGTCCGGCCAAGGCTCTTGGGGCTGCACGAGGGGGATTTGCGTTACACCCTGCTCACAAACACAGGGATGAGGGGTGGTGGAGAGGGGTGAGGGGCTCGGAGGGGATCGAGGTGCTGCGGCTGCTGGAAAAGGGGGCTCTGGGAGCAGCTCAGCGCCAGCCCCGGTGCTCTGAGGTTTCCTCTGGGCTGGGAGCTCCTCCTGCCGGCGCCGCCACGGCCCCAGGCACCCGGCCAGCAGCGGGAGCACGAGCCTGGCTtcggggggccgcggggagcccTGTGCCCGGGGGAGGCGGTGGCACcgggtggggaggtggggggggacCTGCCTGCAGCGTCCCACGGGAGGAGAGggggccccccccgccccgtccccccGCAGCTCCAGCTCTGCGCCCGcccccccttcccacccagaCCGCGCGAAACGCCCCCAGAATCAGCTCCCAGCCCGGAAaatcctcccccagccccccggaGCGAGGGGGCCCGGTGCGCGTCACCCCGGGGGACCAGGCCCCCGCCGCCGAGGGGCACCCACCTTGCCGGTGACCTCGGCCCGGAGGCCGTTGCAGGCGCCGGTGAGGGCGGCGGAGGCGCGGAGCCAGCCGGTgaggcgggaggcggcggcggccgagcGGGCCGTGAGGTTCAGCTTGGCGGGGGGAATCCTCGGCGGCATGTCCCACGTCCCCAGAAACGTGCCCCAGGGCGAGGCCTGGAAGGAGAAACGGGGGGGAACGGGGGGGGACGGGatgggggcttgggggggggtgggggggccggaGGCTGCGGCACTCACCTGGGAGCGGGGCACGGAGGGGAGCAGGTGGCCGCGGTCGTCGGCCAGGATCTGCGTGGAGCCGTCCCGCGGCGAGGGGcgctgggggggaggaggggggggggtctgggggggttGGGaattgggggagggggggggctggggggggggtttgggggggggggggggtcggggggggcgGCTGAGGTTGGGGAGGGGAACTGGGGACACCAGGAGGGGccgtggcggggggggggggcggtggccCCGTTGGCcgggtttggggtggggggagtggggggggtgggggtcccCCGTTACCTGCCGGCCCGGCTGCGGCACCTCCCAGTTCTGCAGGCGGGGAGCGCTGAAGGCGTCCTCGTActgcggggggagcggggccgctgAGAGACCGGCCCCGTTaccccccctcaccccctctTTACCCCCCGTTACCCCCCTGTTACCTTCCATTACCCCCCCGTTATCCCTCTTTACCCACCGTTTACTCCCCGTTACCCCCCCGTTACACCCCTTTACCCCTCCTTTACCCCCGTTACCCCTCCCTTTACCCCCGTTTACCCCCCGTTTTACCCCCCGTTACCCCCACTACCCCTCCTTTACCCCCTGTTACTCCCCCTTTACCCCCCCCGTTACCCCCTGTtaccccccttcccccccttcaCCCCCCG includes the following:
- the CFAP126 gene encoding protein Flattop isoform X2, translating into MAARYGAGQYEDAFSAPRLQNWEVPQPGRQASPWGTFLGTWDMPPRIPPAKLNLTARSAAAASRLTGWLRASAALTGACNGLRAEVTGKPQEPWPDAGTSEEPSRTGRGPGEDPQGAQPSPKSPLEEQPGSDCPKPGLVDVRAERDASPEPPASCQPRGEDEQGAGSPAGVLSSPQPGLGDLGGVTAPQIPASATVREAGPQGKGSAWPHRGL
- the CFAP126 gene encoding protein Flattop isoform X1, yielding MAARYGAGQYEDAFSAPRLQNWEVPQPGRQRPSPRDGSTQILADDRGHLLPSVPRSQASPWGTFLGTWDMPPRIPPAKLNLTARSAAAASRLTGWLRASAALTGACNGLRAEVTGKPQEPWPDAGTSEEPSRTGRGPGEDPQGAQPSPKSPLEEQPGSDCPKPGLVDVRAERDASPEPPASCQPRGEDEQGAGSPAGVLSSPQPGLGDLGGVTAPQIPASATVREAGPQGKGSAWPHRGL